One Glutamicibacter halophytocola DNA segment encodes these proteins:
- a CDS encoding RuBisCO large subunit C-terminal-like domain-containing protein: MRDHRIVRCTYYIESSIEPEKAAALLAGEQSSGTFLPVPGESERIRIRHAAHVTRIQELGRRKPSLPSRTTPEQVRAALATVDFPMENIGTDLATLQTTVAGNLFELGELYACRLQDIELPEDFIAAHQGPAFGIAGTRKLMGGVEGAMVGTIIKPNVGLSEDEFRLVVRELALASIDLIKDDELMTDPAYLPLERRVAVAMEEIIAAREVTGHHTMYAFNITGDLAGLRRRHDLVVKAGGTCVMLNIPVMGLPALAMLREFSEVAIHGHRAGLAASMRHPGLGVDYKVWQQLARLAGADQLHASGLGSKFYETDEEVSANIRSLLAPLGSTEAVVPVLSSGQNVATPAPTFQAIGSTDLMMLAGGGVAAHPDGPGAGVRSLRQAWEAAVNGTELRQAAAEYSDSGDTDLLHAVKKFMKDS, encoded by the coding sequence ATGCGCGACCATCGGATTGTGCGCTGCACCTATTACATCGAATCAAGCATCGAGCCTGAGAAGGCCGCCGCGCTTCTTGCCGGCGAACAATCCAGCGGCACGTTCCTTCCTGTGCCGGGCGAGTCCGAAAGAATTCGCATCCGGCACGCAGCTCACGTGACCAGGATCCAGGAACTCGGGCGTCGCAAGCCATCGCTGCCCTCGCGCACTACCCCTGAGCAGGTGCGCGCGGCCCTGGCCACCGTCGATTTCCCGATGGAGAATATCGGCACCGATCTGGCGACCCTGCAAACCACCGTGGCGGGCAATCTCTTTGAGCTCGGTGAGCTCTATGCCTGCCGCTTGCAGGATATTGAATTGCCAGAGGACTTCATCGCGGCCCATCAGGGGCCCGCATTCGGCATTGCCGGAACCCGCAAGCTCATGGGCGGAGTTGAAGGCGCGATGGTTGGCACCATCATCAAGCCCAACGTCGGCTTGTCGGAAGACGAATTCCGCCTCGTGGTTCGCGAACTCGCGCTGGCTTCCATCGACCTGATCAAGGACGATGAGCTGATGACCGACCCGGCCTACCTTCCTTTGGAGCGCCGAGTAGCCGTGGCCATGGAGGAAATCATTGCTGCCCGGGAAGTCACCGGGCACCACACGATGTATGCCTTCAACATCACCGGAGACCTCGCCGGCCTGCGCCGGCGCCACGACCTGGTGGTCAAGGCTGGCGGTACCTGCGTGATGCTCAATATCCCCGTGATGGGCCTTCCTGCCCTGGCCATGCTGCGCGAATTCAGCGAGGTCGCCATTCATGGACACCGCGCCGGCCTGGCTGCCTCCATGCGCCATCCGGGACTCGGTGTCGACTACAAGGTGTGGCAACAGCTGGCCCGCCTGGCCGGTGCAGACCAGCTGCATGCCAGCGGACTGGGAAGCAAGTTCTACGAAACCGATGAAGAAGTATCGGCCAATATTCGCAGCCTGCTGGCCCCGCTGGGCAGCACCGAAGCGGTAGTGCCGGTGCTCTCTTCAGGGCAGAATGTAGCTACGCCAGCCCCGACCTTCCAGGCCATCGGCTCCACCGACCTGATGATGCTCGCCGGGGGCGGCGTCGCAGCCCACCCCGATGGTCCAGGTGCAGGAGTGCGCAGCCTGCGCCAGGCCTGGGAGGCAGCGGTCAATGGCACCGAGCTGAGACAGGCCGCCGCGGAATACTCCGATAGCGGCGACACCGACTTGTTGCACGCGGTCAAGAAATTCATGAAGGACAGCTGA
- a CDS encoding FadR/GntR family transcriptional regulator, which yields MNLSDSWTPGQQPIERRSAAEAVFHALRLAIEAQEIPVGSKLGSEAALAADYGVSRSVVREALRSCAALGLTRTETGRGTFVISHRPTRELKLGIFSSDDLLEARPHIEIPAATLAATRRTAEDLERISGLIEQMDQEDDAAAWVELDAAFHAAIAQASGNSVFTKVVSDIREAMARQSETVNLVAGRRSPSRDEHLAIYRAIQAQDPQAANQAMGDHLAAVQHAVSTIVRSNK from the coding sequence GTGAACCTGTCAGACAGCTGGACACCCGGACAGCAGCCGATCGAGCGACGCTCCGCTGCCGAAGCCGTATTCCACGCACTCCGCCTTGCCATTGAAGCCCAGGAAATCCCGGTCGGGAGCAAGCTGGGCTCCGAAGCGGCCCTCGCCGCCGACTACGGCGTCAGCCGCTCGGTGGTCCGCGAAGCATTGCGCTCCTGTGCAGCGCTGGGGTTGACCCGCACAGAAACCGGGCGCGGCACCTTTGTCATTTCGCACCGACCCACCCGCGAATTGAAGCTGGGCATCTTCTCCTCCGATGACCTGCTCGAAGCCCGCCCGCATATCGAGATTCCGGCCGCCACGCTCGCGGCTACCCGGCGCACCGCCGAGGATCTGGAACGCATCAGCGGGCTGATCGAGCAGATGGACCAGGAAGACGATGCTGCCGCCTGGGTGGAATTGGATGCCGCCTTCCACGCCGCCATCGCCCAAGCCAGCGGCAACTCGGTGTTCACCAAGGTGGTCTCCGATATCCGCGAGGCCATGGCCCGCCAATCCGAAACCGTGAACCTCGTCGCCGGGCGGCGCAGCCCTTCCAGGGACGAGCACCTGGCCATCTACCGGGCCATCCAAGCACAAGATCCCCAGGCCGCCAACCAGGCCATGGGCGATCACCTAGCAGCAGTACAACATGCAGTGTCCACCATCGTCAGGAGCAATAAGTGA
- a CDS encoding asparaginase produces MIPAHPQSQTDPLANPVLPQHAPLVAATRGHTVESIHYGSAVLLDAQGEVLAAVGEPQAAYYPRSALKPLFAVGMLRAGLQLDDQQLALASASHSGAPIHQQVASSTLAAAKLDETALRNSTDLPYGVAEQQEYLAAGGTATQLAQNCSGKHAALAALSELKGWDTADYLHDERLLQMLQETVEELTGEKISGESTDGCGTPVYLISLIGLARGFARLASAEAGTPEARVAAAMSKYPELVAGDGRDVTELMRALPGAVAKDGFEGIQAVALPDGTALAVKIADGSDRARMPITVKLLAGHLGEAAPAALAELASSPAMGGGAPVGVLAAL; encoded by the coding sequence GTGATCCCCGCCCACCCGCAGTCGCAGACCGACCCGCTGGCCAACCCGGTTTTGCCACAGCACGCGCCATTGGTAGCCGCCACCCGCGGCCACACAGTGGAATCCATCCACTACGGCTCGGCCGTGCTGCTGGATGCGCAGGGGGAAGTGCTCGCCGCCGTAGGCGAGCCACAGGCCGCCTACTACCCCCGCTCGGCGCTCAAGCCGCTGTTCGCCGTGGGCATGCTCCGCGCCGGCCTGCAGCTGGACGACCAGCAGCTGGCCCTGGCCTCTGCCAGCCACTCCGGTGCCCCGATCCACCAGCAAGTAGCCAGCTCCACCCTGGCAGCGGCCAAGCTGGATGAAACCGCGCTGCGCAACTCCACCGACCTGCCCTACGGCGTGGCCGAGCAGCAGGAGTACCTGGCCGCTGGCGGCACCGCCACCCAGCTGGCGCAGAACTGCTCGGGCAAGCACGCGGCCCTGGCCGCGCTGAGCGAGCTGAAGGGCTGGGACACCGCCGACTACCTCCACGACGAGCGCCTGCTGCAGATGCTGCAGGAGACCGTCGAAGAGCTCACCGGCGAGAAGATCAGCGGCGAAAGCACCGATGGCTGCGGCACCCCGGTCTACCTGATCAGCCTCATCGGCCTGGCCCGCGGATTCGCCCGCCTGGCCTCCGCCGAAGCAGGCACCCCCGAGGCCCGGGTGGCCGCAGCGATGTCCAAATACCCGGAACTGGTGGCCGGCGATGGCCGCGATGTCACCGAGCTGATGCGCGCCCTGCCCGGTGCGGTAGCCAAGGACGGCTTCGAGGGCATCCAGGCCGTGGCCTTGCCCGATGGCACCGCCCTGGCCGTGAAAATCGCCGATGGCTCGGATCGCGCGCGCATGCCGATCACCGTCAAGCTCCTGGCCGGGCACCTCGGTGAAGCCGCTCCTGCGGCCCTGGCCGAGCTGGCCAGCTCCCCTGCCATGGGCGGCGGTGCGCCGGTGGGCGTACTGGCTGCCCTCTAG
- a CDS encoding aspartate ammonia-lyase: MSETLLSGETRSEHDLIGDLDIPVEAYWGVHTLRAKNNFNITGTTLAGNPHLIRALARVKQAAARANHELGLLDADRARAIDQACESIAHGSLHDQFILDPIQGGAGTSTNMNANEVIANLALEILGHQKGEYQYLHPNDHVNLSQSTNDAYPTAVNIATHFATQPLLSAIEVLQGSCNAKAAEFRTVVKMGRTQLQDAVPMTVGQEFRGWAVTLGEDRARLAESLSLVTEINLGATAIGTGLNAPAGYAEAACRHLRELTGLPLTTSPDLIEATSDVGAFVHLSGVLKRVALKISKICNDLRLLSSGPRAGLNDIQLPAVQSGSSIMPGKVNPVIPEVVNQIAYQVVGHDLTVTMAAEGGQLQLNAFEPVIAHSIGLSLKHLTNGCLTLAEKCIDGITVDEQALRREVENSIGLVTALNPRLGYSASTSVALEALHTGRGVAELVLERGLLSADDLNELLSPERLANLSD, encoded by the coding sequence ATGTCTGAAACCTTGCTCAGCGGCGAAACGCGTAGCGAGCATGATCTGATTGGCGACCTCGACATCCCCGTGGAAGCCTACTGGGGCGTGCACACCCTGCGCGCAAAAAACAACTTCAACATCACCGGCACCACCCTGGCTGGCAACCCGCACCTGATCCGCGCACTGGCGCGCGTGAAGCAGGCCGCGGCCCGTGCCAACCACGAACTGGGGCTGCTGGATGCGGACCGCGCCCGCGCCATCGACCAGGCCTGCGAGTCCATCGCGCACGGCTCGCTGCACGACCAGTTCATCCTGGATCCGATCCAGGGCGGGGCCGGCACCAGCACCAACATGAACGCCAACGAGGTCATCGCCAACCTGGCGCTGGAAATCCTGGGCCACCAAAAGGGCGAGTACCAGTACCTGCACCCGAACGACCACGTGAACCTGTCGCAGTCCACCAACGACGCGTACCCGACCGCGGTCAACATCGCCACCCACTTCGCGACCCAGCCGCTGCTGTCAGCCATCGAGGTGCTCCAGGGTTCCTGCAATGCCAAGGCCGCTGAATTCCGCACCGTGGTGAAGATGGGCCGCACCCAGCTGCAGGACGCCGTGCCGATGACCGTGGGCCAGGAGTTCCGCGGCTGGGCCGTGACGCTGGGCGAGGACCGGGCCCGCTTGGCCGAGTCGCTGTCGCTGGTCACCGAGATCAACCTCGGCGCCACCGCCATCGGCACCGGCCTGAATGCCCCGGCCGGCTACGCCGAAGCCGCCTGCCGCCACCTGCGCGAGCTGACCGGGCTGCCGCTGACCACCAGCCCGGATCTGATCGAAGCCACCAGTGATGTGGGCGCCTTCGTGCACCTCTCCGGCGTGCTCAAGCGCGTGGCCCTGAAGATTTCGAAGATCTGCAATGACTTGCGCCTGCTCTCCTCCGGTCCGCGGGCGGGGCTGAACGACATCCAGCTGCCTGCCGTGCAGTCCGGTTCCTCGATCATGCCTGGCAAGGTCAACCCGGTGATCCCGGAAGTTGTCAACCAGATCGCCTACCAGGTGGTCGGCCACGATTTGACCGTCACCATGGCGGCCGAAGGCGGCCAGCTGCAGCTGAACGCCTTCGAGCCGGTGATCGCCCACTCCATCGGCCTGTCCCTGAAGCACCTGACCAATGGCTGCTTGACCCTGGCCGAAAAGTGCATCGACGGCATCACCGTTGATGAGCAAGCGCTGCGCCGCGAGGTGGAGAACTCCATCGGCTTGGTGACCGCGCTGAACCCGCGCTTGGGCTACTCCGCCTCCACCTCGGTGGCCCTCGAAGCGCTGCACACCGGACGCGGCGTGGCCGAGCTGGTGCTCGAACGCGGCCTGCTCTCCGCCGATGACCTCAATGAGCTGCTCTCCCCCGAGCGCCTCGCCAACCTCTCCGACTAA
- a CDS encoding GntR family transcriptional regulator, producing the protein MNFAPQESLLSRSSGQPLHAQIRDILHQHIVDQSLVAGTPLPTEEELQKNFGVSRSVVRQALAGLAEEGLIHRQRGRGSVVAAAPVLRRHIQQAGGLDQQAAASGQRMATHIHSIQRCTPPREAAKALGVADAWQIERVRSLDSVAVAFMRTWVPYGAFSDFSADLLENASLLSVMRERGFEPVGGPRSVQAVASDRMLAGVLQASVGEPLLLLRGVTRDASGMGLEWFNVWHSPNTIFDVDAQVAPAPSMTAGRISRLRQLASELEAELSQIDVETGGQ; encoded by the coding sequence ATGAACTTCGCGCCGCAGGAGAGTTTGCTGAGCCGTTCTTCTGGCCAGCCGCTTCACGCGCAGATCCGGGACATCCTGCATCAGCACATCGTCGATCAAAGCCTGGTCGCCGGCACGCCGTTGCCTACCGAAGAGGAGCTGCAGAAAAACTTCGGGGTCTCACGCAGCGTGGTACGCCAAGCGCTCGCCGGGCTCGCTGAAGAGGGGCTGATTCATCGGCAACGTGGCAGGGGCAGCGTCGTTGCGGCCGCACCTGTGTTGCGCCGGCATATCCAGCAGGCCGGTGGCTTGGACCAGCAAGCTGCGGCCAGCGGCCAAAGGATGGCCACCCACATTCATTCCATTCAGCGTTGCACTCCTCCGAGGGAAGCGGCTAAGGCCTTGGGCGTTGCCGACGCTTGGCAGATCGAGCGTGTGCGGTCCCTGGATTCAGTGGCTGTAGCTTTCATGCGGACGTGGGTTCCCTATGGGGCATTTAGCGATTTCTCCGCTGATCTCCTGGAGAACGCTTCCCTGCTGTCGGTGATGCGCGAGCGTGGATTCGAGCCGGTGGGCGGTCCGCGCAGCGTCCAAGCAGTTGCATCAGACCGGATGCTGGCCGGAGTGCTTCAAGCATCGGTGGGCGAACCGCTGCTTCTGCTTCGTGGGGTAACCCGGGACGCCAGCGGCATGGGGCTTGAATGGTTCAATGTCTGGCATAGCCCGAATACCATCTTTGACGTGGACGCCCAAGTTGCCCCGGCGCCATCGATGACTGCTGGCCGGATCTCCCGGTTGCGCCAGTTGGCCAGTGAGCTGGAAGCGGAACTTTCGCAGATTGATGTCGAAACGGGCGGCCAGTAG
- a CDS encoding SRPBCC family protein, whose protein sequence is MVDVSTSIVIDRPLSMVAGYTMNPLNAPAWYRNIRSVRRLDQNDFGVGSRTAFEARFLGRDLSYTYEVTSMLEDEELVMATAQGPFPMRTTYRFEAVGPTATRVQLRNDGQPAGFSKLVAPLMEPMMRRANMADLRALKKILETR, encoded by the coding sequence ATGGTTGATGTCTCCACCAGCATCGTGATCGACCGGCCGCTGTCCATGGTGGCCGGCTACACGATGAATCCGTTGAACGCACCGGCGTGGTATCGGAATATCCGCTCGGTGCGCCGGCTGGACCAGAACGATTTTGGGGTCGGTTCCCGCACCGCCTTTGAAGCCCGCTTCCTCGGCCGGGACCTCTCTTACACCTACGAAGTCACGTCGATGCTGGAGGACGAGGAACTGGTCATGGCCACCGCCCAGGGCCCGTTTCCCATGCGCACCACTTATCGATTCGAAGCAGTGGGCCCAACGGCAACCCGGGTCCAGCTGCGCAATGATGGACAGCCCGCGGGTTTCAGCAAGCTCGTCGCCCCGCTGATGGAACCCATGATGCGCCGTGCCAATATGGCTGATCTGCGAGCCTTGAAGAAGATCCTGGAAACTCGATAA
- a CDS encoding 2-keto-3-deoxygluconate permease, with amino-acid sequence MAISNQSSKQDWLTKMSVIPGALMLIPLFLGATINTFFPQVLEVGSFTTALFRDGTAALLGLFFFCLGSQLDVRTTGPTLEKGVAILIGKVGIGIAAGLAVAFLAPGGSLLGLTPLAIIAAMTNSNGALFAALTGQYGNKTDRATVAVIALNDGPFITMIALGTAGLASFPLQDLIGLVLPLALGFILGNLSRTAREFLSVGESLLIPFLGFVVGRSIDFSTLVTSGMQGILLGLATVLISGPASMLVLWCFHALHRRPRKTRNLIAGMAEGTTAGNAIATPAALALADPAYQAIESVATAQIAAAVVTTSILIPFAVALVAKWQQRRGVSPQWELEYYERLSKKNQAPAAVSS; translated from the coding sequence ATGGCTATTAGCAATCAGAGCAGCAAGCAGGATTGGCTGACAAAGATGTCCGTGATCCCCGGTGCGCTCATGCTCATCCCGCTGTTCCTCGGGGCCACCATCAATACTTTTTTCCCGCAGGTTCTTGAGGTAGGCAGCTTCACCACCGCGCTATTCCGCGACGGCACTGCGGCTCTGTTGGGTCTCTTTTTCTTTTGCCTCGGTTCCCAGCTGGATGTCCGCACCACCGGTCCCACCTTGGAAAAGGGCGTTGCGATTCTCATCGGCAAAGTCGGCATCGGCATCGCCGCCGGACTGGCAGTCGCCTTCTTGGCTCCAGGGGGCTCCCTGTTGGGATTGACTCCTCTGGCCATCATCGCAGCCATGACCAATTCCAACGGCGCGCTCTTCGCCGCGTTGACCGGCCAGTACGGCAACAAGACCGACCGCGCAACGGTGGCTGTCATCGCCCTGAACGACGGTCCCTTCATCACCATGATCGCCTTGGGCACTGCAGGCCTAGCCAGCTTCCCGCTACAGGATCTCATCGGCCTGGTGCTGCCGCTGGCTCTGGGCTTCATCCTTGGAAACCTTTCGCGAACCGCCCGTGAATTCCTGAGCGTCGGCGAGTCCCTGCTCATCCCGTTCCTTGGTTTTGTTGTTGGACGAAGCATTGATTTTTCCACATTGGTCACCAGCGGCATGCAGGGCATCTTGCTGGGCCTGGCCACCGTGCTCATCTCCGGCCCGGCCTCGATGCTGGTGCTCTGGTGCTTCCATGCGCTGCATCGCCGTCCACGTAAAACTCGCAACCTCATTGCCGGCATGGCCGAAGGAACCACCGCAGGAAACGCCATCGCCACACCTGCCGCGTTGGCACTGGCAGATCCGGCCTACCAAGCTATCGAGTCGGTGGCCACCGCACAGATTGCCGCCGCCGTCGTGACCACCTCCATCCTGATCCCCTTTGCGGTAGCACTGGTGGCCAAATGGCAGCAACGACGAGGGGTCTCTCCACAGTGGGAGCTCGAATACTACGAACGGCTCTCCAAGAAAAATCAAGCCCCTGCAGCTGTTTCCAGCTAA
- a CDS encoding TIGR03086 family metal-binding protein, whose protein sequence is MSFERTVLLPVDADTAFDLVTNPERLRRWQTVANRVDLRMGGSFRFTMGPGHQATGTFTEIEPGKRLVFTWGWEGSDAVPPGDSTVFITLEPWENGTAVTLRHEGLNAEQSSGHAEGWNHFLDRLTSFAQSGEPVIDEWNAVPEPQDPIISAEGSLAALQFALNSISEADLGSPTPCAEFSVSQLLDHLAGSISSIGKGLGAAISDDPALAAEVRIANLAQPTLEAFAAHGLEGEVDLGFTAMPAKVVASILNLELLVHGWDFAQATGQGFEIHPGHAEYVLGLARKTIGPEQRASGSFAEEAVIAESASSLDRLIAFTGRVPAGA, encoded by the coding sequence ATGAGCTTTGAACGAACCGTCCTCCTCCCAGTTGACGCCGACACCGCCTTTGACCTTGTCACCAACCCCGAACGCCTTCGCCGCTGGCAAACCGTTGCCAACCGCGTTGATCTTCGAATGGGCGGGAGCTTCCGCTTCACCATGGGACCAGGCCATCAGGCCACGGGCACCTTCACCGAAATCGAGCCTGGCAAGCGCCTGGTGTTCACATGGGGCTGGGAAGGCTCCGACGCCGTTCCGCCGGGCGACTCAACGGTCTTCATCACCTTGGAACCCTGGGAGAATGGCACCGCAGTCACCTTGCGCCATGAAGGCCTGAACGCAGAACAGTCTTCGGGCCATGCAGAGGGATGGAACCACTTCCTGGATCGCCTCACGAGCTTTGCCCAGTCCGGCGAGCCAGTGATCGACGAGTGGAACGCCGTTCCCGAACCCCAGGACCCGATCATTTCTGCCGAGGGATCATTGGCGGCATTGCAATTTGCCCTGAACAGCATTTCAGAAGCAGACCTTGGCAGCCCCACCCCCTGCGCCGAGTTCTCGGTGAGCCAGCTGCTGGATCACCTTGCTGGTTCGATCTCCTCGATCGGCAAGGGCTTGGGCGCAGCGATTTCTGACGACCCTGCGCTCGCTGCCGAAGTTCGCATCGCCAACTTGGCACAGCCGACCCTGGAAGCCTTCGCGGCTCATGGCCTGGAAGGCGAAGTCGATCTCGGTTTTACTGCAATGCCGGCAAAAGTTGTCGCCAGCATCCTGAATCTCGAATTGTTGGTTCACGGGTGGGACTTCGCCCAGGCCACGGGGCAGGGCTTTGAGATCCATCCGGGCCATGCCGAGTACGTTCTCGGCCTGGCCCGCAAGACCATCGGTCCAGAACAGCGTGCTTCAGGCTCCTTCGCGGAAGAAGCCGTCATTGCCGAATCCGCCAGCAGCCTGGATCGCTTGATTGCCTTCACCGGCCGCGTTCCAGCAGGGGCCTGA
- a CDS encoding alcohol dehydrogenase catalytic domain-containing protein — protein sequence MRAILKTSAERGATFTANAEHPKALPGMVVLEIGAASLCGTDRELYEWTPSAQAFNLDLPVVLGHEGAGTVVEVGSGVSNLKVGDRVALESHLACGQCFACRTSSAHTCEKTKILGMHFNGVFAEYTAVPAGICVPLPTGLSLESGALLEATGVAVHAIQRSNYAVAGGSVLVSGAGPVGLAAIYLSQHLGASHVVAVDPNPFRRAQAEKLGAVALDPSDNVVERCRELAGRRGGFDVAFECSGAPGTLDTLFEAVRREATVVTVGHPSRSSQIDVAAYINKKGITLRGIFGRRLWETWEQSLQLLDSGRVELDWLVTHRMRLDQVDEAIELLTGDACKVLLVPSLG from the coding sequence ATGCGCGCAATCCTCAAGACCTCCGCCGAACGCGGAGCCACCTTCACCGCCAACGCCGAACACCCCAAGGCCCTGCCCGGTATGGTGGTACTCGAAATCGGCGCCGCATCCCTGTGCGGAACCGACCGCGAGCTCTACGAGTGGACCCCCTCGGCCCAGGCCTTCAACCTGGACCTGCCGGTGGTTCTGGGCCATGAAGGCGCGGGAACCGTGGTGGAAGTCGGCAGTGGAGTCAGCAACCTGAAGGTTGGCGACCGGGTGGCCCTGGAGAGCCACCTGGCCTGCGGCCAGTGCTTCGCCTGCCGTACTTCCAGCGCCCACACCTGTGAAAAGACCAAGATCCTGGGCATGCACTTTAATGGCGTCTTCGCCGAATACACCGCGGTGCCCGCCGGGATCTGCGTGCCGCTGCCAACTGGCCTGTCCCTTGAATCCGGCGCGCTGCTGGAGGCGACCGGCGTGGCCGTGCACGCCATCCAGCGCAGCAACTACGCGGTCGCCGGCGGTTCGGTTCTGGTCAGCGGCGCTGGCCCGGTGGGCTTGGCGGCGATCTACCTGTCGCAGCACCTGGGCGCCTCGCACGTGGTGGCTGTGGACCCCAATCCCTTCCGCCGGGCGCAGGCCGAAAAGCTGGGGGCTGTTGCCTTGGACCCGAGCGATAACGTGGTGGAGCGCTGCCGCGAGCTGGCCGGGCGGCGCGGCGGATTCGATGTGGCCTTTGAATGCTCCGGGGCACCGGGCACCCTGGACACGCTCTTCGAGGCGGTGCGCCGCGAGGCCACTGTGGTGACCGTCGGCCACCCGAGCCGCAGCTCGCAGATCGACGTGGCCGCCTACATCAACAAGAAGGGCATTACGCTGCGCGGGATCTTTGGCCGACGCCTCTGGGAGACCTGGGAGCAGAGCCTGCAGCTGCTGGATTCGGGCCGGGTGGAACTGGACTGGCTGGTCACGCATCGCATGCGCCTGGACCAGGTGGATGAGGCGATCGAGCTGTTGACCGGTGATGCCTGCAAGGTGCTGCTGGTGCCTTCCTTGGGCTAG
- a CDS encoding four-carbon acid sugar kinase family protein, with amino-acid sequence MPRIGFVADDLTGAADVLAQAHANGINAALVIGDAPLPEDVQVLGVAGPARSLGGQEFDALVRRDVAKIAGWSPEVLLYKVCSTFDSSPAVGSIGRGIELLHERFEGHGPVPVVPAQPAFGRYTAFGHHFASYKDQVYRLDLHPVMSKHPATPMDDSGLSAILAQQLSSGNEPALIALPAHETGDFARQWKAARQTPGHEAFVVDACTEAHLDAAAEELLAEGTARQPAVVVGSGGIMAALTRNPGSATSPAGTTVITHPQLPVLAVSASASSTTAQQIAEAASHGWVEIPLPAELLHGSDEALRQQLSAQVAQALRSGQHVVVHSTRGSADPRFAASAAVDPGHLGALIGDLAAQMAQAQLTRDIAVFGGDTSSHALIAMGVKQLRVAGQFVTAGPIVQSHGPSRVAGCNMLLKGGQVGPMDILQRFAQLTGH; translated from the coding sequence ATGCCACGCATTGGATTTGTCGCAGACGACCTCACCGGCGCCGCGGATGTGCTCGCCCAGGCCCACGCCAACGGCATCAATGCAGCCCTGGTCATCGGGGATGCGCCGCTGCCCGAAGATGTCCAGGTCCTCGGCGTTGCCGGACCGGCACGCTCCCTGGGCGGCCAGGAATTTGATGCCCTGGTACGCCGCGATGTGGCAAAAATTGCCGGCTGGTCTCCAGAAGTGCTGCTCTACAAGGTGTGCTCCACCTTTGACAGCTCCCCCGCTGTCGGCAGCATCGGGCGCGGCATCGAGTTGCTCCATGAGCGTTTCGAAGGCCATGGCCCGGTGCCGGTTGTGCCGGCCCAGCCCGCTTTCGGACGCTACACCGCTTTCGGCCACCACTTTGCCAGCTACAAGGATCAGGTGTACCGCTTGGACCTGCACCCGGTGATGTCCAAGCATCCGGCAACACCCATGGATGACAGCGGGCTCTCGGCCATCCTGGCCCAGCAGCTCTCCTCCGGCAACGAGCCTGCACTCATCGCGCTTCCCGCCCATGAGACCGGGGACTTTGCCCGGCAGTGGAAAGCCGCACGCCAAACCCCGGGCCACGAGGCCTTCGTCGTCGATGCCTGCACCGAAGCCCATCTGGATGCGGCGGCTGAAGAACTGCTGGCCGAAGGCACCGCGCGGCAACCCGCGGTGGTGGTTGGCTCCGGCGGCATCATGGCCGCGCTGACCCGCAATCCGGGCAGCGCCACCAGCCCTGCAGGCACTACGGTCATCACCCATCCGCAGCTCCCGGTGCTGGCAGTCAGCGCCTCCGCCTCCAGCACTACGGCCCAGCAGATCGCCGAGGCGGCCAGCCATGGCTGGGTGGAAATTCCACTGCCCGCAGAATTGCTGCACGGCTCCGATGAAGCATTGCGCCAGCAGCTGTCGGCACAGGTCGCGCAGGCCCTGCGCAGTGGCCAGCACGTGGTGGTGCATTCCACCAGGGGTTCGGCTGATCCACGATTTGCCGCGTCCGCCGCGGTCGATCCGGGCCATCTCGGTGCCCTGATCGGGGATCTGGCCGCGCAGATGGCCCAAGCGCAGCTCACCCGGGACATCGCGGTGTTCGGCGGCGACACCTCAAGCCACGCACTGATCGCCATGGGTGTCAAGCAGCTTCGCGTGGCGGGGCAATTTGTCACTGCCGGGCCCATTGTGCAATCCCACGGCCCTTCGAGGGTCGCAGGGTGCAACATGCTGCTCAAGGGCGGCCAGGTGGGGCCAATGGACATACTTCAACGCTTTGCCCAGCTCACCGGGCACTAG